In Deinococcus sp. Leaf326, the DNA window GCAGGCCACAGATGACGCGGTCGTACGCCACGAGTTCGCCGTCGCAGATGATCGCGATGACCTCCCGCTCGTCTGGTCGACGCTCACCTGCCAGGACGAGTCGGAGTGCACTGGAGAGCAGAGTCCCCCCCCTGGCCTCCAGGCCGGCGATGGCGTCCACGCTCTCCGCCCAGGGCATGTCCAGGGGCACAGTCTCGTAGGCCTTGTAGTCGAAGCTGACGACCTGCAGGCGGCTGCCGGCGAGATTCGCTGCACGGGCCAGCATCAGGGCGGCTTCCTGTGCAGCGTTCAGGCGAGCAGAAAGGGGGCGGGGCGGTCCTCGCCGACCTTGCGGCCGAAGTATTTCTCCGCGCCCTGCGGGTAGCGGTCGAACCGGAACCGGCCCTTGCTGCGGTGGGGCGTGGCATGTGCCGGGCGGATGGGCGGAGCGAGGATGCGGGTGAGGTGCCGAGCGTGGACCTCGATGCGGTCGAGGATCTCCTGCGCACTTTCGCGCCGGCCGAGATCGCGGGCTGGACCAGCGTGATCCGATGCCCCCTGGCTGGGGTCTTCGCCTGGGGCGGGTGGGGGCGGCGCGGGAAGGGGGACCTCTCCCCTCCCCTGCTGGGACGGCCTCTGTTCGTTGGCGTCCTCCTCGTCTGAGGCAGTCGTCGTGGTCCCGGATGGCTCTGTATCGGTCTCATGCGCCTCGAGCGCCTCCTCCTGTTCAGAATCTCCCGCTTCAGTGCCCGCCTCGTCCTCGGCCTGTTTGGGATCGGGGGTCTCCCCTCCCCCATCGGCATCCTCCGTTTCTTTGCTGTCGCCCGGTTCCCCAGTCCCTTGCGGTTGCCCCTGCTCCTCGGGTTGTTCCTCGCTAATGCCCCCACCATCCGCACTCAGCTCCGGTCGGGCCTTCGGGGGTTCACCCGCGGGCGGTGCAGGGCGCAAGGCCAGGATCTGCGCTGCCAGACGCTCGACCCCGTCGCGGGTAGTGTCCCAGGCTTCCTCGACGAGTGGCCGCGCCTGTTCCCAGGCCTCCTGATCCTGCGCCTGGATCTCGGAGGGGACGTCAGGCCGGTCATGGCTCCACCGCTACCGCAGGCACGCAGTCATGAAGTCGATCGGCTCCGGGTTCCCCTTCAGCAGCATGGCATCGCCGAGGAAGTCGAAGTCGCTGCAGAGCTCCGGGAAGCGCCGCATGACGAGGCGCTCCATGCGCTCATCCTCCAGAGCATTCCAGAGCCAGCCCAGCTCGCCGGCGGGCTTGCTCGCGCTGAAGACGACGTGGCCGGCCTCGTGCGCCATGATGGCCCGCAGCAGCTGCGTGCGTTGACCATGCGGCGTCTGGGGGTCGAAGCGCACGCCCATGGCCGGAACGGGGATCAGGTCGGGGTTCAGGAGGACGCGGCACTGCTCGGGGATGACTCCAGCGATGAGATGGCCGCGCTGGAGTTCGAGGCGGAAGTCGCGGCGGCGACTGACCAGGCGGAACAGCTGCTCGATGTAGCGTCGCCAGGGGAGCTGCTGGTGCCAGGCGAGGGTGGGGAGGGTGATCATGCCAGACGAACATCCCCAGCCGGGCTGGGGGAGGGATGTTTCGTGCGAGTTTCAGGACGTGGGGGTGCGTCGCAGACGTGGACAGGTCGTGCTGGTGCCCAGCCAGGGTGAAATGGCCAGACACAGGCCGACCATAAAGACCATGAAGCAGGCGCTCCCTCCAGACTCCCAGAGCCACAGGGCGCCCAAGCTCAGGAGCGTCAGGCCGGCGCCGGTCACGCTGATCTGGCCGACGGACCAGCCCCTTCGCTGGAAGAGCAGAGTAAGACCAGCAGTTAGCAAGACTATTGCGCTGATCTCGAACACGCCGTGGAGGATCTGCTTGATCGGGAAACGCTGATCGGCAAAGAACAGTCCCGGCCAGGTCAGGCCGTGGAGGATTTCCGGCTCCGGGAGCATGGTCAGGCCTCACAGGAGTGCACCGAGGATCAAGTGCAGTAGCCGGTGATGGCTCGCCTCTTGACCTTCCAGTCGCTGGAACGCTTAGCGTGCAGGGGTATGCAAGGACGACTGATCATCTCCCGTTTTGCTCTCCTCACCGGTCTATCGCCCAAGACGTTGAGGTATTACGACGAGATTGGTCTTTTGCAACCCCGCTGGGTGGAAGAGACCACCGGGTACCGGTACTACAGTGCTACCCAGATCAACCTAGGGATTCGCATCCGCCAGTGGCGACAAATGGATCTACCCCTCGAAAGTATTCGGCAGATACTTCACTCCCCCGCGCAGGCAAATGAAGTTCTGAGGCAACACGAGCAGCGCCTCCAACATGAGATTGCCACTCGCGAACGCGCGCTCCTTTCCCTCTACACCTCACTTCAGGAGACCCCTATGGACTACCGCCTTGAACACCTCCCCACTCTTCAGACGCTCAGCATTCGTACCCTGCTCCAACCACCGCACTATGACGTCATTCCAGAGGCGCTTCAGGAATTGATGGAGTACAAGAACGCCCAGGGATACCACCTCGCCGCCCCCAGCTTTTTCGTTCACCACAACGAAGTGGAAGGTGAAAAGGGCGTAGTCGAGATCTGTCTTCCAGTAACAGGTCATGTTGAGCCTCAAGGACGGATCGAGGTGTGTACCTTTGAGGGTCGCCCGGCATTCATCGGGCGCTTCGTAGGCCCATATGACAAAACAGGGGCGGCATACACCGCTGTGGTTGAGGAGGCGGTACGGCGAGGTCTAAGCATCACGGGGAGCACGGCCGAGATCTATGTGAAGAGCGTACCCCACACCCCTGACCCCAACGCCTATGAAACCGATATCGCTTTTTTCCTTCAACCAGACTGATCGGATGAAGCTCCCCGCTTCCGCATTCCTGAATCCGGTGAGCTGACCGTCGTTCGCTAGGCGCCAACACTACTCACCACAGCTCTTGACCTGCGCACAGATCATTCCCAGGTACTATGTTCTGCTCGCCCGGAGAGTTGCGATGGGCTCAGGCCACCTGTAGGGCATCAAGCACCTGCTCTCTGAGGGCACTCAGGAGCGCTTCCTTCACGGCCTCCTCAAGGGCGCCCGTGTGGGGCTCGCGTGGGCAGCAGTAGGGCAGGGCCACGGTCTCGAAGGCTTCCATGAACGCGACCGCGAGTTCTTCTCCGTCGTCGACCAGGGTCCGGACTTCCTTGATGAGGGCGATGGTCTTGCGGGCGTCCAAGGCCCGGAGGGGCAGTGCTCCTGGGGTGCTCATCGCCTGTCGGGTGACGAGCTCGGCCTCGAAGGCCACGTTCGCAATCTGCTCGTCACCCGCCACCTGGAGGTAGAGGGCACGCGCTGTCCGCTCGTCGGCCTCCCGGTACTCGAGCGTCAGGTCGATGCGGCTGAGAAGCGCACCGTCCAGCCGGTCTGCGGTCTGGAGGTGATCCTGTCCGAGGTTGGTGGTCATGACCCAGGTGAGGTTCTGGACGGGGCAGGCCAGGTGATCACCATTGGGCAGAGGGAGCAGGTAGTGGCGCTCTCCCCCACTGAGCATCTCTTGTGGGATGCCAACGGCCAAAGCTTCAGCGGTGCTGATGGCGTCGAGCGCCCCGATGAGGACGTTGAGGGTTTCAGGCAGGTACCGGAGCACTTCGTCGATCAACAGCAGGGTCGGTTTTTTCGCGGCCAGCAGGAAGGCGCGGCTGATGGGACCATCCACCCACGCCGGCCCCTTAGCGGTCGGGTAGACCGCCCCGATGAAGTCACGGTCCTCGACCCCAGGCGATCCCTTGGCGATGACGAGGTGCAAGCCTTGCTCGACGGCGACCTGCTTGCTCGTTTCCGTCTTGAAAGTGCCGGGTGGGCCAACGAGCAACGCCACGCCGCCGCGCCGGGTCAGCCGGGTGAGGCGGTCGCGGTGGGTCGTTTGGGGCCGGGCGCGGAGCGGCGGATGGATCAGGGTCGCGAGATTGATCTGTGGCAGCGCCTGGGTATTGAAGTCGGTCTCCAGGGTCGGGTCGCCGTCCTGAGTATCGCGGAGCGGCGGATGGATCAGGGTCGCGAGATTGATCTGTGGCAGCGCCTGGGTATTGAAGTCGGTCTCCAGGGTCGGGTCGCCGTCCTGAGTATCGAGTCCGAAGGAAGCGCTGCGCTCACTCATCTCGGCATCCAGGGTGTCGGTCAGGGTCATCAGGGCGAATTTGACGTCCTTCACCCCAGTGGACTGACGCAGGACCGTCGCCGGCATGGGATAGGACAGGCCCTGGCGCTTCAAGACGCGGATGAACGCCCCCAGCGCCCGCGCTGTTTCCGGCAGGCGGTCCGGGAAGAGCAGGGCTTCGGCGAGCGCGGCCAGGGGGGTGGCGCGAAAATGGACCCTGGTGGCCATGACGTAGGTCGTGATGACCTCGCCCGGACCGGGGCCACGCACGGCCACCTGGATATCCGAGGTGCGCGCGTGGAGACGCAGGTGGCCCTGCCGGCTGGCGAACAGCTGGGTGTCACCGCTCAACAGGAGGAAGACGGCCTCTCCCAGACCGTGGCTGTAGTAGCTGAGGTCTCCCTGGCGCCGCGGTGCCCGGGCCTGGGGAGGAATTTCCTCGTTCGCGTCAAAGTTCGTGAAGGACGTTGGCGTACTGTCCGCGCGGGCGGCAAGCTGGAGATGGGCTTCGATTCGGTTCATGCTGCTCTCCTCTGCCCGTAGGGCGAGGGTGCCCGGATCAGGCCCCCTCTGGAGTGGATTCAGAACGGGAGGTCATCCTCGGGCCTGTCGAGAGGCTGCTGGGAGGGCGGTGGTGCGGATGGGTGAGGCCGGTGTGGTCGGCTCGTTTGGTGGTCGCGCTCGCGGAGGTGCTCGCAGACGGCTTGGAGCGTCCCGCTCGGGAGGGTCAACGTGGGATGTGAGACGCGGAGCTGTTTCAGGAGATGGGCCGTGTCGATCAGGTCCTCGACGGTGTGGGTCACGCTGCTGATGTTCACAGAGCGGTACAGCCGTTTGGGAAGATGGCTTTTGATTAGGGGGGCCCACTCGGGGCTGCTGAATGGTGCGGCCGCCAGCGTGAGGGGGGCGGGACTGATGGGCCGCTGAACCGTGGCTGTGAGGGTGGGAAGGGCGTAAAGCGGGGGGCCACCGTGACCTGTGCGCCGAGACTGGCCGCGAGGCGCTGAGCGGCCAGACGTTCTCCCAGCGCCTCGACCAGCCAACGGAAGTCCAGCTTGGGGGGAACGTTCATGCCCGAGTGAGCGGGGACGCACCGGAGTACGGCCGCTTTCAAGTCGGGGGAGGTCATTCCACTGCGGTGGAGTGCGCAGGCGAACGCCAGGCGATCACTGTCTGTGAGGAGGCGCGTGGCGTCGGTCAGAGGGCCGACCAGGTGGCGCAGGTAGGGTTTGACCCTCCGTTGGCCGTGCCGGAGCAGGCGGGGGTCGGCCTCGTGGGTGGCCTCGAAGTCTTCGAGCAGGATGGGGACGGCCAGCAACTGGGGAAAGCAGATGGCGCGCAGGAGGATGCACATATCCGTCTGGCGAGTGGCATAGGTCTTCAGGTGCCGGAGCTGGGCCAGGTTGAGCTGCCGCCTGGCCAGATTCCAGACCAGGGCGCGGAGCAGCTGGTGCGCCTTGGGGCTGAGCTGCTGAGAACTGCGCAGCCGGTCTGTGGAGAGGGTGCAGACGTAGCCCTAGGGCAGCAGAAA includes these proteins:
- a CDS encoding MerR family transcriptional regulator, with translation MQGRLIISRFALLTGLSPKTLRYYDEIGLLQPRWVEETTGYRYYSATQINLGIRIRQWRQMDLPLESIRQILHSPAQANEVLRQHEQRLQHEIATRERALLSLYTSLQETPMDYRLEHLPTLQTLSIRTLLQPPHYDVIPEALQELMEYKNAQGYHLAAPSFFVHHNEVEGEKGVVEICLPVTGHVEPQGRIEVCTFEGRPAFIGRFVGPYDKTGAAYTAVVEEAVRRGLSITGSTAEIYVKSVPHTPDPNAYETDIAFFLQPD
- a CDS encoding VWA domain-containing protein — protein: MLARAANLAGSRLQVVSFDYKAYETVPLDMPWAESVDAIAGLEARGGTLLSSALRLVLAGERRPDEREVIAIICDGELVAYDRVICGLLLTEQQRENRTIVPLLIGEGIQGQAIWEALFGTAVPVHDTENIARILAQILTRLRDKM
- a CDS encoding AAA family ATPase → MNRIEAHLQLAARADSTPTSFTNFDANEEIPPQARAPRRQGDLSYYSHGLGEAVFLLLSGDTQLFASRQGHLRLHARTSDIQVAVRGPGPGEVITTYVMATRVHFRATPLAALAEALLFPDRLPETARALGAFIRVLKRQGLSYPMPATVLRQSTGVKDVKFALMTLTDTLDAEMSERSASFGLDTQDGDPTLETDFNTQALPQINLATLIHPPLRDTQDGDPTLETDFNTQALPQINLATLIHPPLRARPQTTHRDRLTRLTRRGGVALLVGPPGTFKTETSKQVAVEQGLHLVIAKGSPGVEDRDFIGAVYPTAKGPAWVDGPISRAFLLAAKKPTLLLIDEVLRYLPETLNVLIGALDAISTAEALAVGIPQEMLSGGERHYLLPLPNGDHLACPVQNLTWVMTTNLGQDHLQTADRLDGALLSRIDLTLEYREADERTARALYLQVAGDEQIANVAFEAELVTRQAMSTPGALPLRALDARKTIALIKEVRTLVDDGEELAVAFMEAFETVALPYCCPREPHTGALEEAVKEALLSALREQVLDALQVA